A genomic region of Methanosarcina thermophila TM-1 contains the following coding sequences:
- a CDS encoding DHH family phosphoesterase: MSELEKLINLAKNAAEKIRKYRFARVVSHNDADGLTSAGIMAQALLRAGICFQISIVGRLDEAVIEEVNRSISVEEVVIFCDMGSGQPELIGKVAADVIVLDHHQPVGQSPAKAIVNAHLAGIDGATDISASGTCYLVARELSADNIDLAGLALAGAVGDKQLFRTANAFILGEALKAGVVSIRKGLKVGDGDLVDVLAYTIEPFMDITGYPEKTKEFLDLLELSGRIEDLSEEEVSRLANAVALKLVRQASPEAIEAVIGEVLLLNRELVRNVYDFNSILSTCGKQKIYGLAISLCLKDREIVNEALSLKKEYEKKLVLNIRENVEKIRKGENIWYVITADAISTGSLASTVVRYLHPELPFICVNESEGILKVSARGTRELVSKGLDLAFALREAASAVGGSGGGHNVASGAVLPIGSEEEFLSIADRIIGEQLRKPGKGKAR, encoded by the coding sequence TTGAGCGAGCTTGAGAAACTGATAAATCTTGCAAAAAATGCAGCCGAAAAAATCCGGAAATACAGATTTGCACGTGTAGTCTCACACAATGATGCGGATGGGCTGACCTCAGCCGGGATAATGGCACAGGCACTGCTGCGGGCAGGCATTTGTTTCCAGATTTCTATAGTTGGAAGGCTGGATGAAGCTGTGATTGAGGAAGTGAACCGAAGTATCTCCGTGGAAGAAGTTGTTATTTTCTGTGATATGGGCAGCGGGCAGCCTGAACTTATAGGCAAGGTGGCGGCTGACGTTATAGTGCTTGACCATCACCAGCCTGTAGGGCAGTCGCCGGCAAAGGCAATCGTAAACGCCCATCTTGCAGGAATTGATGGAGCCACTGACATCTCGGCTTCCGGAACCTGCTATCTTGTAGCCAGAGAACTGTCAGCCGATAACATTGATCTTGCAGGGCTTGCGCTTGCAGGCGCAGTCGGTGACAAGCAGCTTTTCCGCACAGCTAATGCCTTCATTCTGGGAGAGGCTCTAAAAGCAGGGGTCGTGTCCATCAGGAAGGGGCTCAAAGTAGGAGACGGAGACCTTGTAGACGTGCTTGCATATACTATTGAGCCTTTCATGGATATAACCGGCTACCCTGAGAAAACTAAAGAATTTCTGGACCTGCTGGAGCTTTCAGGAAGGATTGAAGATCTTTCTGAGGAGGAAGTCTCAAGGCTTGCCAATGCTGTCGCCCTCAAACTTGTAAGGCAGGCAAGCCCGGAAGCTATCGAAGCTGTCATAGGAGAAGTTTTACTCCTGAACCGGGAGCTTGTAAGAAATGTTTACGATTTTAACTCTATTCTTAGCACATGCGGAAAGCAAAAAATCTATGGACTGGCTATTTCACTCTGCCTGAAAGACCGGGAAATTGTCAATGAAGCTCTCTCTCTTAAAAAAGAATACGAGAAGAAACTTGTACTGAATATCAGGGAAAATGTTGAAAAAATTCGCAAAGGAGAAAACATCTGGTATGTTATTACCGCTGATGCCATTTCTACAGGCAGCCTTGCAAGTACAGTTGTCCGTTACCTTCATCCCGAACTCCCTTTCATCTGCGTAAACGAATCTGAAGGTATCCTGAAAGTCTCCGCAAGAGGCACCCGTGAACTCGTCTCAAAGGGTCTTGACCTTGCTTTTGCCCTGAGAGAGGCAGCAAGCGCAGTTGGAGGAAGCGGAGGTGGGCATAATGTAGCTTCTGGAGCTGTACTCCCTATAGGGAGTGAAGAGGAATTCCTGAGCATTGCAGATCGGATAATAGGTGAGCAGCTCCGAAAGCCTGGAAAAGGAAAAGCAAGATAA
- a CDS encoding KEOPS complex subunit Pcc1 translates to MIKNKGKTKSKVIKIKATKRRGMLMKITGTIEFPDPESRKAAAKILQALSPDNLRSMESEISDEKVAVRFHAEKIGSLLATVDDFLMNVKIGEGIEQVLEKEEIASEI, encoded by the coding sequence ATGATAAAAAATAAAGGAAAAACAAAATCAAAAGTTATTAAGATAAAAGCCACAAAGCGGCGAGGAATGCTTATGAAAATAACAGGTACAATTGAATTTCCCGATCCTGAATCAAGAAAGGCTGCTGCGAAAATTCTTCAAGCTCTCTCTCCTGATAATCTTAGAAGTATGGAAAGTGAGATCAGTGATGAAAAAGTTGCTGTCCGGTTTCACGCGGAAAAAATAGGCTCTTTGCTTGCAACTGTCGATGATTTTCTCATGAATGTTAAAATCGGGGAAGGAATTGAGCAGGTTTTAGAAAAAGAAGAGATAGCCAGCGAGATTTGA
- a CDS encoding C1 family peptidase: MVLFLCLPGSPGFAAGNAENPEMLQNCTASTESTVEPVIETVPINPDFLESLQPCPIEPLSLVDRNGQISGTGYKPSPVKLPEPVTPEGRQLVRASGSNLPPVYDLRSEGKVTSAKNQGKDGSCWAFSTIASLESYILGKEGKTYDFSENNIKNLVTNSYPQGFDLTPSEGGNALISTAYLSRWSGPVDESQDPYNDSSVYSPTGLPVQKHVQEVLLLPGKTEPLNNEVLKRALLEYGAVYTTMYWNPAYYQEKNHTYRYTGYQPVNHAVTIVGWNDYFDRNSFARVPPGDGAFIVKNSWGETWGEDGYFYVSYYDTKLGYEENAVFTAESVDNYDHIYQYDPLGWIISKEYPGSLVAWGGNVFLSERNETLKAVGFYTTDLNTAYEIYVYKNPVSGPVNLEQGFVAQESGRYTYPGYHTHVLRSGVAISAGERFSIVIKFINPSNPGPLAVEQPIVFYSSKAQANPGESYVSPDGIKWEDISAGSSEANLCIKAFTTVNKLPEADFSSNVTAGISPLTVQFTDRSRNASSWKWDMNGDGKIDSTARNPVYTYCSYGCYTVSLTSSNSEGSDTIIKPGYIEVVPFSINSASPEKDIITFRGEEQIFNISTNSACNVSWYLNGENRKSESCVKNSSHKETINSTGLCKVTVVAETRSEKVIQSWNWTVRSWNPWDSPDSQEGEKISTQELQEAIRIYLNGLQIPETGAELTKERLKELILLWQEGSGRK; encoded by the coding sequence ATGGTCTTGTTTTTGTGCCTGCCGGGTAGCCCGGGTTTTGCTGCAGGAAATGCAGAAAACCCTGAAATGCTGCAGAACTGCACAGCTTCCACTGAGTCCACCGTTGAACCTGTGATTGAAACGGTACCGATAAATCCCGATTTCCTGGAAAGCTTGCAGCCCTGTCCAATTGAACCCCTGTCTCTGGTGGATAGGAACGGACAGATTTCAGGTACAGGGTATAAGCCTTCACCTGTCAAACTTCCAGAACCTGTAACCCCTGAAGGAAGACAGTTAGTGAGAGCTTCAGGTTCAAATCTTCCGCCAGTTTATGATTTGCGGAGTGAAGGGAAGGTAACATCCGCAAAAAACCAGGGAAAAGACGGAAGTTGCTGGGCTTTTTCAACTATTGCTTCTCTTGAGTCTTATATCCTGGGAAAAGAAGGAAAAACCTATGATTTTTCCGAAAATAACATAAAAAATCTTGTCACAAACAGCTATCCTCAGGGTTTTGACCTTACTCCGAGTGAAGGTGGCAACGCATTAATATCAACAGCATACCTTTCCCGCTGGAGTGGGCCTGTAGATGAATCTCAAGATCCTTATAATGACTCCTCTGTCTATTCGCCCACAGGACTTCCCGTACAGAAACATGTACAGGAGGTACTTCTCCTTCCAGGAAAGACCGAGCCGCTAAATAATGAGGTTCTCAAAAGGGCGCTTCTGGAATATGGAGCTGTGTATACAACAATGTACTGGAATCCTGCTTACTATCAGGAGAAAAATCACACATATCGGTATACAGGATATCAGCCTGTTAATCACGCTGTAACTATCGTGGGCTGGAACGATTATTTTGACAGAAATTCGTTTGCACGAGTTCCGCCCGGAGACGGTGCTTTTATAGTCAAGAATAGCTGGGGAGAGACCTGGGGTGAGGATGGGTATTTCTATGTCTCATACTACGACACAAAACTTGGATATGAAGAGAATGCCGTGTTCACAGCCGAAAGTGTGGACAATTATGACCATATCTACCAGTATGATCCACTGGGATGGATAATATCGAAAGAATATCCAGGGAGCCTGGTTGCCTGGGGAGGCAATGTTTTCTTGTCGGAGAGAAATGAGACACTCAAAGCCGTAGGATTCTATACTACAGACCTTAATACTGCTTATGAGATATATGTTTACAAAAATCCTGTCTCCGGTCCCGTTAATCTGGAACAGGGATTCGTTGCGCAGGAAAGCGGGAGATATACCTACCCAGGATATCATACACATGTGCTGCGCTCTGGTGTAGCAATAAGTGCTGGAGAAAGATTCTCAATAGTTATAAAGTTCATTAACCCTTCGAATCCTGGTCCTCTTGCAGTCGAACAGCCTATAGTTTTTTACAGCAGCAAGGCACAGGCTAATCCCGGAGAAAGTTATGTTAGCCCTGACGGGATAAAATGGGAGGATATATCCGCCGGCAGCTCGGAGGCAAATCTCTGCATTAAAGCTTTCACAACCGTTAACAAACTTCCTGAAGCTGATTTTTCTTCAAACGTTACAGCAGGGATTTCCCCTCTAACAGTCCAGTTCACAGACCGTTCCCGCAATGCCTCTTCCTGGAAATGGGATATGAATGGTGATGGAAAAATTGACTCAACTGCCAGGAACCCAGTTTATACCTACTGCTCTTACGGATGTTATACAGTTTCGCTTACCAGCAGTAATAGTGAAGGATCGGATACTATAATAAAACCGGGTTACATTGAAGTTGTTCCCTTCTCAATTAACTCAGCCAGCCCTGAGAAGGATATTATAACCTTCAGGGGGGAGGAACAAATTTTTAATATCAGTACAAACTCTGCCTGTAATGTAAGCTGGTATCTTAACGGAGAGAACAGGAAATCCGAATCCTGTGTCAAGAATAGTTCACATAAAGAGACCATCAATTCTACTGGGCTTTGTAAAGTCACAGTAGTTGCCGAAACCAGAAGTGAGAAAGTTATACAGAGCTGGAACTGGACAGTTCGCTCCTGGAATCCCTGGGATAGCCCGGATTCTCAAGAAGGAGAAAAGATAAGCACCCAAGAATTGCAGGAAGCTATCCGTATCTACCTCAATGGGCTGCAAATCCCCGAAACCGGAGCAGAACTCACGAAAGAGAGACTTAAAGAGCTTATTTTACTCTGGCAGGAAGGTTCAGGCAGGAAATAA
- a CDS encoding ferritin family protein, whose protein sequence is MLSEALADLEKIKPEDLDKEILRAAMIAELDAINIYEQMANLTKSEEIRKILLDVARKEKIHVAMFETVLLQTDQEFLRIYSEYALARSRE, encoded by the coding sequence CTGCTTTCGGAAGCACTTGCAGACCTTGAGAAAATCAAGCCTGAGGACCTTGATAAGGAGATCCTTAGAGCTGCCATGATTGCTGAACTGGACGCTATCAATATTTATGAGCAGATGGCAAACCTGACAAAAAGCGAAGAGATACGCAAAATCCTGCTTGACGTTGCCAGAAAAGAAAAAATTCACGTAGCGATGTTTGAAACCGTACTGCTGCAAACCGACCAGGAGTTTTTGAGAATCTACTCAGAATATGCTCTTGCCAGAAGTAGAGAATAA
- a CDS encoding DNA polymerase ligase N-terminal domain-containing protein, whose amino-acid sequence MFDEYEKKRNFKKTPEPPVSDLKKSSDKLIFVVQRHDARNLHYDLRLEMDGVLKSWAVPKEPPKEAGIRRLAVETEDHPLEYADFEGEIPEGEYGAGTVEIWDKGTFELLKREEKEIVVALEGEKLRGDYVLIRTKYGKGEKGWLFFKKAN is encoded by the coding sequence ATGTTTGATGAATACGAGAAGAAGAGAAATTTTAAGAAGACTCCTGAGCCTCCAGTCAGCGATCTTAAGAAAAGCTCTGACAAACTGATTTTTGTGGTTCAACGCCATGATGCACGTAATCTTCACTACGATCTACGCCTGGAGATGGATGGGGTTCTGAAAAGCTGGGCTGTGCCAAAGGAACCCCCTAAAGAAGCAGGCATACGAAGGCTCGCTGTCGAGACTGAGGACCATCCTCTGGAATATGCCGATTTCGAGGGAGAAATCCCTGAAGGGGAGTACGGAGCCGGCACGGTCGAGATATGGGATAAGGGAACCTTTGAACTTTTGAAGCGTGAGGAAAAGGAAATTGTGGTAGCGCTTGAAGGAGAAAAACTGAGAGGGGATTATGTTTTGATCAGGACAAAGTATGGGAAAGGGGAAAAAGGTTGGCTTTTCTTTAAAAAGGCTAACTGA
- a CDS encoding STAS-like domain-containing protein, with protein sequence MGILTEERVKINVSETAGENCCVAARDGQKVYNKIAAALCENKKIELSFAETAELTPAFLNSAIGQLYGCFPAEQIESSLLFTDISDEDEVILKRVIERAKTYFEHAYTCRKALKDVLGGEEDA encoded by the coding sequence ATGGGGATACTTACGGAAGAAAGGGTAAAAATCAATGTTTCTGAAACTGCTGGGGAAAACTGCTGCGTTGCCGCGCGTGATGGACAGAAGGTTTATAATAAAATTGCAGCTGCACTCTGCGAAAATAAGAAAATTGAACTTTCTTTTGCAGAGACGGCTGAGCTGACGCCTGCCTTTCTGAACTCAGCAATAGGGCAGCTTTATGGCTGTTTTCCCGCAGAACAGATAGAGAGCAGCCTTTTATTCACGGATATCTCCGATGAAGACGAGGTTATTCTTAAAAGGGTCATCGAACGGGCAAAAACCTATTTTGAGCACGCGTATACCTGCAGAAAGGCGTTGAAAGACGTGCTTGGAGGAGAAGAGGATGCGTAA
- a CDS encoding type II toxin-antitoxin system VapC family toxin has translation MRKSIHRATVYPVRRRPRLRAGASRPAEPLPVKEVHSIDEYDFPEGKGYFFDTNIWLYIYGPIGWPDPRSDAYSKALKEILNSDGTIYINCMIISEFINAFARIEFKQQTDFTRFKDFRNSLAFRAIAQDIAYNVRKILKSTLACDPELQAIDLPEVMDFFEQGKYDFNDLLFAQICRAKNMVFVTHDKDFSELGVEILTANEKLVNTGRK, from the coding sequence ATGCGTAAGAGCATTCACCGTGCAACCGTTTATCCTGTGAGACGCCGCCCGAGGCTTCGCGCCGGAGCATCCAGACCGGCAGAACCTCTCCCTGTAAAAGAAGTCCATTCCATAGACGAATATGATTTTCCCGAAGGAAAAGGCTACTTCTTTGACACCAATATCTGGCTGTACATCTACGGCCCGATCGGCTGGCCTGACCCGAGGTCGGACGCCTACTCCAAAGCCCTGAAGGAAATCCTGAACTCAGACGGCACGATCTATATAAACTGCATGATAATCTCAGAATTCATCAATGCCTTCGCCAGAATAGAATTCAAGCAGCAGACTGATTTTACGCGGTTCAAGGATTTCCGAAACTCCCTTGCCTTCCGGGCAATCGCCCAGGATATTGCCTACAACGTGAGAAAAATCCTTAAAAGCACCCTTGCCTGCGACCCCGAACTTCAGGCAATAGACCTTCCAGAAGTCATGGACTTTTTCGAGCAAGGAAAATACGATTTCAACGACCTCCTCTTTGCCCAGATCTGCCGCGCAAAAAATATGGTTTTCGTAACCCATGACAAGGATTTCAGCGAACTCGGAGTCGAGATCCTGACCGCAAACGAGAAGCTGGTGAATACTGGAAGAAAGTAA
- a CDS encoding HNH endonuclease yields MLLFKNSAKTMEGVLSNAKHATDGKPHYVKPGDIILTAQTKSTLLPGQKPIRWIMNYVSCEEDVNNLSDKIWGKHWRYIINGKNVRSVEPFDINDIKVTSKNYDAVQTFAIVEPEDEEKVLNWINEPTITYAYDSGIFSEEFKEGQILDYDEVIQKLDLKYRNTPEFKETVINLIQRPSLLSNAIKEKYGYKCMICGYPGFVKKDGEKYAEVHHMIELNKKAPETLQSWNLLVVCPLCHKKLHYAEVRSDYLNPGWKIVIDGEEHIIK; encoded by the coding sequence ATGCTGCTTTTCAAAAATTCAGCTAAAACTATGGAAGGAGTTCTCAGTAACGCAAAGCATGCTACAGATGGGAAGCCACATTATGTCAAACCGGGCGATATAATATTGACAGCTCAAACTAAAAGCACGTTGTTGCCTGGACAAAAGCCAATAAGATGGATAATGAATTATGTGTCTTGTGAAGAAGATGTAAATAATCTAAGCGACAAAATCTGGGGTAAGCACTGGAGATATATAATAAACGGGAAAAACGTGAGATCTGTGGAGCCTTTCGATATAAACGATATAAAAGTTACTTCAAAAAATTACGATGCAGTCCAAACTTTTGCTATAGTTGAACCTGAAGATGAAGAAAAAGTGCTTAATTGGATAAACGAGCCTACAATCACTTATGCATATGATTCTGGTATCTTCTCCGAAGAATTTAAAGAAGGACAAATCCTAGATTACGATGAAGTAATACAAAAATTAGACTTGAAATATAGAAATACTCCTGAGTTCAAAGAAACTGTCATTAATCTAATACAAAGACCTTCTCTACTATCTAATGCTATTAAAGAAAAATATGGATATAAGTGTATGATTTGTGGATATCCCGGATTTGTGAAAAAAGATGGAGAAAAGTATGCAGAAGTTCACCATATGATAGAGCTAAATAAAAAAGCTCCAGAAACACTTCAGAGCTGGAATTTGCTAGTTGTTTGCCCACTTTGCCATAAGAAACTTCATTATGCAGAAGTGAGATCAGATTATTTAAATCCAGGATGGAAAATAGTGATTGATGGTGAAGAGCACATTATTAAGTAA
- a CDS encoding nucleotidyltransferase family protein has product MPSQQLKDVDYFIRILRQHLPEIREKYSVSYLGVFGSYVRGEQTGESDLDILVEFDETPGLLKYIELEYYLSDLLGVKVDLVTRTGLKPNIGKRVLNEVISL; this is encoded by the coding sequence ATGCCTTCCCAACAACTTAAAGATGTTGACTATTTCATAAGAATACTCAGGCAACACCTGCCGGAGATTAGAGAAAAGTACAGCGTGAGCTATCTCGGAGTTTTCGGGTCATATGTAAGAGGGGAACAAACAGGTGAAAGCGATCTTGATATTCTGGTAGAATTTGATGAAACTCCTGGGCTCCTTAAGTACATTGAACTTGAGTATTATCTGAGTGACCTGCTGGGAGTGAAAGTAGACCTTGTTACCAGGACAGGGCTTAAACCCAACATTGGGAAACGTGTTCTCAATGAAGTGATATCTTTATGA
- a CDS encoding serine--tRNA ligase, translating into MELKFNLKAYFKTSADPTPAKDTIAALFEEANKTLLTKGAPEGQGAKVTEWKLGEDRIELALVSGRYVRVHDAIFRLRKQLAEALGKKYKIGIRGIEVESFIIQVPAEHELRMLKVPYIKGMEYIEGGIQLELEVGETEMKNRVPDRILTLLEEKIEALQYGAKAEHWNLLWQREPMEHPFKEDPTQAMIKEGWIKRGSSRGQWIHGPQSTRIFRTFEKIVLEELLEPLGYREMIFPKLVTWEVWMKSGHAKGVYPEIYYICPPKTRDPDYWEEVADYYKVTHEVPTKLIKEKIGEPIGGMAYAQCPPFWMYLAGETLPNEEIPIKVFDRSGTSHRYESGGIHGIERVDEFHRIEIVWVGTKEEVIKCADELHERYAHIFNNIMDIEWRKARVTPWFMAQEGLLGLAEENTVGTTDYEACLPYRGPDGEWLEFQNVSINGDKYPKGFNVKLQSGEELWSGCSGVGLERWAAVFLAQKGLDPANWPEEFRKRVGEMPKGIRFL; encoded by the coding sequence TTGGAATTAAAGTTCAATCTCAAGGCTTATTTTAAAACAAGTGCAGACCCCACTCCTGCAAAGGACACCATAGCTGCGCTTTTCGAAGAGGCAAATAAGACCCTTCTTACAAAAGGAGCGCCTGAAGGACAGGGAGCAAAGGTTACGGAATGGAAGCTCGGGGAGGATAGGATCGAGCTTGCGCTTGTATCCGGCAGGTATGTCAGGGTGCACGATGCGATATTCAGGCTGAGGAAACAGTTAGCTGAGGCTCTGGGAAAGAAATACAAGATCGGGATTCGCGGAATCGAGGTTGAATCCTTTATCATTCAGGTGCCGGCTGAACACGAGCTCAGAATGCTGAAGGTACCCTACATAAAAGGCATGGAATACATAGAAGGTGGGATTCAGCTTGAGCTTGAGGTCGGGGAAACTGAGATGAAGAATCGGGTGCCGGACAGAATTCTCACGCTCCTTGAAGAGAAAATCGAGGCTTTGCAGTACGGGGCAAAAGCCGAGCACTGGAATTTGCTCTGGCAGAGAGAGCCTATGGAACACCCTTTCAAGGAAGACCCAACCCAGGCAATGATAAAAGAAGGCTGGATCAAGCGAGGTTCAAGCCGTGGGCAGTGGATCCACGGGCCGCAGTCCACAAGGATCTTCCGGACTTTCGAAAAGATTGTCCTTGAAGAGCTTCTTGAGCCTCTCGGATACAGGGAGATGATTTTCCCGAAACTTGTAACCTGGGAAGTCTGGATGAAATCTGGACATGCCAAGGGTGTATACCCTGAGATATATTACATATGCCCACCGAAGACAAGGGACCCCGATTACTGGGAAGAAGTTGCCGATTATTATAAGGTCACCCATGAAGTGCCCACGAAACTCATCAAGGAAAAAATCGGAGAACCCATCGGGGGCATGGCTTATGCCCAGTGCCCTCCTTTCTGGATGTATCTGGCAGGGGAAACCCTTCCAAATGAAGAGATCCCTATAAAGGTCTTTGACAGGTCAGGCACCTCACACAGGTATGAAAGCGGTGGAATCCACGGGATCGAAAGGGTGGATGAGTTCCACAGGATAGAAATCGTATGGGTCGGGACAAAGGAAGAGGTAATAAAGTGTGCAGATGAACTCCATGAGCGTTATGCACATATCTTCAATAATATCATGGATATTGAGTGGAGAAAAGCAAGAGTTACCCCCTGGTTCATGGCACAGGAAGGGCTTCTCGGGCTTGCTGAAGAAAACACTGTGGGAACTACGGATTACGAAGCCTGCCTGCCTTACCGTGGCCCTGATGGAGAGTGGCTTGAGTTCCAGAACGTGAGCATCAACGGAGACAAGTATCCCAAAGGCTTCAATGTCAAACTCCAGTCAGGAGAAGAACTCTGGTCTGGCTGTTCTGGAGTGGGGCTTGAAAGATGGGCTGCGGTCTTCCTCGCACAGAAAGGACTTGATCCTGCAAACTGGCCTGAGGAATTCAGAAAGAGGGTAGGTGAGATGCCGAAAGGTATCCGCTTCCTCTAA
- a CDS encoding 30S ribosomal protein S3ae — protein sequence MARKKVQRKLDGWKSKEWFNIEAPVYLNRAIVGTTMASDPSLLIGRNVETTVGELTNDITKNNTKVILRINNVVGDVATTDLIGHELTTDYVRSIVKRQTSRIDANIDVTTKDGYVIRVKPTCFTIKRARSSQIKAIREIMVDIVQKRASETDFETFMQEAILGRLSAAIYRQAKSIYPLRRVEIRKTQVKTAPALAPAPAAA from the coding sequence TTGGCAAGAAAGAAAGTACAGAGAAAGCTTGACGGATGGAAATCCAAGGAATGGTTTAATATTGAAGCCCCCGTTTATTTAAACAGGGCTATTGTCGGCACCACTATGGCATCAGACCCTTCCCTGCTCATAGGGCGCAATGTTGAAACCACTGTTGGGGAACTCACTAACGATATCACCAAGAACAATACAAAGGTCATCCTCAGGATCAACAATGTCGTCGGGGATGTCGCAACCACGGACCTTATAGGTCATGAACTAACAACCGACTATGTCCGCTCAATCGTGAAGAGACAGACCTCAAGGATAGATGCAAACATCGATGTCACAACAAAAGATGGCTATGTCATCCGTGTAAAGCCCACCTGCTTCACCATCAAAAGGGCACGCTCAAGCCAGATTAAAGCTATCAGGGAAATAATGGTCGACATCGTCCAGAAGCGCGCATCTGAAACCGATTTCGAAACCTTCATGCAGGAAGCAATCCTTGGCAGGCTCTCAGCAGCCATTTACAGGCAGGCAAAATCCATTTATCCGCTCCGCAGAGTCGAAATCAGAAAAACCCAGGTCAAAACCGCGCCTGCACTTGCACCCGCACCTGCAGCAGCATAA